The genomic DNA ctacgaagaggaggaggaagaggaggacgaggacaggGCCGCGGAGGAGCAGCTCCTTAAGTACGCTCCGGACCCGGTGGTGGTGCGAGGATCTGGCCACGTCACTGTGTAAGCAACCGCTGTGGCTCACTGTCAGAGAGAGACGACCTCGCCGTTAACGTGACGGGATCAACAGCGGCAGAGTTCCGCAGACTGCTAGCTGAGTTAGCCGCTGCCGGTGACCTACCCTAGCCCCGCTAGCTACAGTTAGCACTGAGCTAAGCCACGGAGTAAGCGAGGAGTGGCTGATTAGATTTAGCTTTCGTTTTTGTTTATGTACCTTAACCAATTGATGTTATTTGTATAACATTAATTCAACTAGCAAGTATTATTGACGTTAAAATCTGTTTAACAAAGTGAACAACCACGTAAACGACAAATAATGTGAGAAAAGTAATTGCCCAAACTGTGGAACAAGGATGTTTAAAACTGCACACACaacaaatgacataaatgtAATAGTAATTAAACAATGTTTTGCTAATATTTATATTGAAGTAGAGTGATAATAAGTAAATGCTCTTAATATATCATTATAGGTCTACATAACAGAacgatttaaaggtccagtttgtaggAGTTGGTGATATTTAATGGTGAAACTGCACATAGCAACTCATCCGCTCGTCCCTCCTTAACCCCAGCACATCAGAGAACTACAAATATGGTGACATTTGCGTTCCAGTAGTTATCCCTTCAAATATGTTTCCACTTCAAAACGTGAAAACATGGCGATGATGGCAGGCACCATTAAACAAAGTgttaagtacatataaaaagcaaagcaaaacatttgaatttttaagtgattataccgatatatatatatggttcaTATACACTGCAGCTTGCAGTAACCACTTCCTATattctacatttaaaatcattttaagtGTTGAGGATTGGTGTTTGGACTGAAGTTTGTTACACATTCAGGGCCCACAGAGGGAAGGGCTTGATTTGCCCGCCTCTGTTCTGACCCGAGAGCACTTAAAACTGAAGCCAATTATGAAACCTGAAAGTATGGACACCCTGATGTGCTTTAATGCAAATTACACTTTGGCCTGTCTTAGCTGTCAGAGCAAGTCCTTCTCCTGGCTGTAcaacaaaatatacatttatttatttatttatttatatatatatatatatatatgtatgtatatgtacatttttctTGCAATCAAGAAACATCTCTATCCACATGCCATAACACAAAGTGCATGTGTGGTTGTCCCACTAACAGATTTTGCGGCACTGTCCTGCCGAATATTTTCATTCAGGAACGTAATAACTGATTTTTACCATAGTTATACTGTCATTGTTTCAGATTGATAGTGACCCTGTTTAGTCCTAGTGTGTTGCTCCACAATAATGTGTCTGTAATTTAAAATCCATCCCTCTATACTTATCTTCATAGTTAGAAATACCAGTAGAGGCTGTTGCAAATTGTGGCTACGTTAACAGAAACTAAGCATGAAACTCGCCTCACTGTGCCTGTGCACATGATTGTTGAAAACACTGTCGTGATTTCCAGTGAAATCTTGATCCTGGAAAATAAGCAAATGTTCATATTTCAGATTTTCACTGCTTTTCtaacatttgttatttgtttttatcagtAAGGGAACTGGTAATTGTTGactaatgttttctttgtgctgtTTCTTTTGTGAGCCCACTGCACATACTAGATGAAGAAAAGCACATGTAGTAGACTTTATGACACCTGGCACATATTGAAGTTAACCTTTTTAACTCCTCCACAGGTTTGGGCTTAGTAACAAATTTGAGTCCGAATTTCCTTCAGCACTTACAGGAAAGGTGAGTATTTTTTaagaagtttttatttttctcctgacATTAACTATGGTACAGTCCCATTCtcatgtttgattcattttaagATTTATATTATATTCCAGCTAAATGTCCTCTCTTTGGCACAAACATTAACATATTTGATCTCGTCATTCACATAAACCTGCCATGTATGTGCATGTTGTTACTTTAGGTTGCCCCTGAGGAATTTAAAGCCAGTATCAACCGTGTCAACGGCTGCCTGAGGAAGACGCTGCCAGTGAATGTGCGGTGGCTCCTGTGtggctgcctctgctgctgttgcacgCTGGGCTTCAGTTTGTGGCCCGTCATCTGCCTCAGCAAGAGGGTGAGATGTCTTTATCTTTTACATCTGTGGAACACTGGGATTCTTGAAAATCTTGAGCTAAACAtttggttaaaaacaaacatcattttttaaatactaCTGTGGCTTTGCTTGACAGACAAGACGATCTCTCGAGAAACTGCTCGACTGGGAGAACAGCAGACTTTACCACAAGGTGAGTAGAGAGAAAGAGCAGCTATCTATGTATTAGCTGTGTATCATGATACGCAAACTCCCTGTTCCTCTTTTGCATTCTGTTTTTTAGTTGTGTTTGCATTGGAGATTAAGCAAAAGGAAGTGTGAAACCAACAATATGATGGAATATGTgagtatgtttgtttgtttgtttttttttttttaggcatcTGTTCATTTTTAATACAATTTGAGAGTCTGCAGGATAGAGAATGATTTTTACTGGATAATGGATAACCATTTGACaagttatttctttttacaccTGGAAGTCAGTGGCTTTCATTTTATTCTCAGTTATAACAGTTAGTAATATTGCATAGTAATCTAGCTCTAGTAAAAGCAGCAAACCTTTGCTACACTGCAGTGTCACAATATTtagctgcttttgttttgattttctttatttgtttttgattgaaCCTGtgtcacagaacacacacactcaatgcctttaaatgcacaatttaatcgagctaaggcgtAGTCCTACTATGATGAGCAACCAGTAAACTTGCCGAGTCCGAGTGTACATGCGGaggaaaaaatgcatttatctctctataagctagtgcataaGGGATCAGTTTCCTGtcgacctttacgtcacagaaaagaaaaatggtgagatggatcgtgctgtggttctgtatgtttcgaaCCTGCTGTACGTGTTAGTCATTATACAAATTAGAtagagcatggctcttgtggttgctgtgttgtctgaagaaagacgcCGCCGTGGTATGATTTCCGGCCTACTTCTGGATCATGCGAAGAACACCAAGTTCTACATTAGTCCGTCTTCAGTCCTTTTaagtcaggggtgtcaaactcaaatgacctgggtgCCAATGGGCGTCTGGTCTGATGAAGAGGGGGCTGGTCTAGAGGGAAAAAAGTGGAAAGAAACAACAGTTCAGTAGTAGGTGGGTCAATATGAGTTAATGTtaattttaatgttgaatgtagaGCACTTAATAATTACAGTAGAGTGtcttattattaccattataaTAGTGGTGGGCCATGGgtcgccagtttgacacctgtggTCTAAGTGTATATATGCAGGAGTAATCTGACTATGACTCGCATGAActaggtatgttagtccaactaagtctagcttgattttagtcagactaacacgtttactgttattattgtcttagtccgactaaaatcggacttttaacatgcatgtaaacacactgagaggctgtattttttgtttgtttttacagtgcaaaTAGTGTGACAGATTCTTTATTGGAATTTTTTGACATGGTTTTCAATTTCTGTGAATCTGATTATATCATGAAGGAGCCCAGCAACAATGTCTTGCAGTAGTACTGTCATTGTGTCACAGTTTGGACTGTTCTAGTGAATAGTTGCTTTGTCTCTTATTGTCTTTAGGTCATCCTAATAGAGTTTCTACCTAAGATCCCAATCTTCAGACCGGATTAGCCTGACTCAAGCTGATCTTAAACCACCACCGCTGCCCAGCTCTGTCACAGAACCACAGTGGCTGTCAACACACCTCCCAAATATTACAATTTTTGTTTACAGAGTATCAAATATTTCGCTTTCATCTTTGACTCGTTCTCCCACACATACCATATCCACACTTAAACACCCTTGTTTACAAATCCAGCATTGGAGTCACCATTGAACCATGTTCTTTTGGACAAGATGGCGCACCGTTAAGCCATGCAACCCAGTGGCAGCCTGTGGAAAGTCGGAGGAGACCCAGCAATGGGCAGTGTTATTCCTTTTGGAGCCGGACCTGGAGACTGGACTCTTGAACTGAGTTCTAGGCTACAACTGGAACTTTTTTTCGCTTGTTTCTTCCCTAATCCAAGCACATGGCATTGTCTGACCATggagaaacaaacacttttaatatGTTGCTGACTTTCACGCTCCACCAACttcacctgcaaaaaaaaatacaccccAGTGCTTTTGAAACAGTTGGCTTTGGTGCTCTAGATCCTTCCTAGAGGCTGTGGAGGCGACATGACACGGAACTCCAGTGGAAACATCTTCCACACAAACTCAGTAGTGGACTGACTACTGTCAAAGAAACATGTTGGGCCATTACCAGACATTGTTTTCCTCTCATCCCTGTCATTTCTCTGCACACTTGGTGTGTCAGGCTAACCCAGTGACAATCACACACTTTGACTGTACTCCCCCATAATATGAAGGGGTCCTTATGCTACACTGTTTACctggaacagttttttttttttttactgttctgtgtgtgtccaggtgatGAGCTGGCTGCCAGGCAACGGTTTCGGAGTCACAGTGGAACAAGTAAGCTTGGAGGCAGGCCCACTGTTGACGATGAGAGgaattgttgcttttatttttatttaaatttttttttttttttttaatatctcaAGTTGTGTTTACTGTTTTTTGGTGAAAGGCAGGTAGTCAGTGCTTGTGAAGCCgtctgtatgtgtttatgtttgtgtgtgtgagagcgcgTTTGAGACAGTGAAACTTAAgcaaaaaagacaaatcagaCATTGAAGAGACACACTCACTCCGTCAAGCAGGGTTCTTTCTTTGCCATAAATGATCTATGTTACCTTTTTCTTGTAGTAATTtataagtgagtgagtgtgaaatAGGCCtcaattgtgatttatttttttttgttttgtttttttttcttcaaacatGCTCTGGTGGTTCCTTTGTCTCTGGTCATGTGTCAACACTAAAGCACACTCTCGCTTTGTTCTTAACACCTTCACATGGCCTCTCTTCTCTTTATCTGCTGACATTGGtttacttacagtatatgtTCAAGTTAAGAATGTGGATATGATGAGAAAGTCCCTCTGTTTTGAGATAGACTTATAACATTTAGAGGCCTGAGATGACTAAGATTATTCAATCCTCTTTATTTGGTGTTTGCCAACACCAGTGGTCTGTATTATAATGCAGGATTACTCCAGTTAGCTTCATAACTGCACTGAATAAAATCAGACTGTTCTGAGATCAGGAACTCGGTCTTAAaagtgtattcatttattttaaagatggaaaaaaaaaaggttttatttgttaTGATGATCCCAGAGACTAACGCCCAGCTCAGTGATGGCTCGTGTCTTGCGTCTTTCAGCtcattgttttaatatttctgGGGCTGTGTTGTCTTGGTTCAACAGGTTTatttgcagcagctgcagcaggcagCTGTGTGATCTCTAATGCACTAACAATACGTTGCCGACCCAGCACCAAACACAAGTAAGAAAAAATTTGCTGTAACAGCTGAAGACACAAATATTTTCTCAGGAATCAGTAAAAATGACGTTTTAGTGATGGAGAATATTGAATATGAGTCAGGCGGCTGTGACTAACTACCAGTTTTATATCAACGTTATAAAGTGGGATAATACATgtttaagaagaaaaatgtttttgtttcaggcACAATTTAGTTAAGATATCTGGCTAACTGATAATCCTGCTTTAAGCTCTAAAACCTTTTCCCCGTCATGTTACAGAACACACCATGAAGCACATCTCAGTCATCAAGCA from Solea solea chromosome 10, fSolSol10.1, whole genome shotgun sequence includes the following:
- the chic2 gene encoding cysteine-rich hydrophobic domain-containing protein 2 isoform X2; translation: MMEDFDEIYEEEEEEEDEDRAAEEQLLKYAPDPVVVRGSGHVTVFGLSNKFESEFPSALTGKVAPEEFKASINRVNGCLRKTLPVNVRWLLCGCLCCCCTLGFSLWPVICLSKRTRRSLEKLLDWENSRLYHKVILIEFLPKIPIFRPD
- the chic2 gene encoding cysteine-rich hydrophobic domain-containing protein 2 isoform X1, whose protein sequence is MMEDFDEIYEEEEEEEDEDRAAEEQLLKYAPDPVVVRGSGHVTVFGLSNKFESEFPSALTGKVAPEEFKASINRVNGCLRKTLPVNVRWLLCGCLCCCCTLGFSLWPVICLSKRTRRSLEKLLDWENSRLYHKLCLHWRLSKRKCETNNMMEYVILIEFLPKIPIFRPD